In the Naumovozyma dairenensis CBS 421 chromosome 4, complete genome genome, one interval contains:
- the GRE3 gene encoding trifunctional aldehyde reductase/xylose reductase/glucose 1-dehydrogenase (NADP(+)) (similar to Saccharomyces cerevisiae GRE3 (YHR104W); ancestral locus Anc_5.409) gives MSALVTLNNGLKMPLVGLGCWKIPTSTCAQQIYDAIKVGYRLFDGATDYGNEKEVGQGIKRAIDEGLVKREDLFIVSKLWNNFHHPDHVKLNLQRNLKDLGLDYVDLYYIHFPIAFKFVSPDERYPPGMYTGKEDEAKGILTEENVPLIDTYRAMEKLVDEGLIKSIGISNYNGGLVADTLRGCRIKPVALQIEHHPYLTQEKLLEYCKIHDVQVVAYSSFGPQSFVDCGQEMAKNTPPLFDHPTIKKIADKYEAVTTSQVLLRWATQRGVAIIPKSSKKERLLENLTIDQKVTLAEEDLREISALNQNLRFNDPWDWNNSKFPIFQ, from the coding sequence ATGTCTGCTCTAGTTACGTTAAATAATGGTTTGAAAATGCCACTTGTTGGTCTAGGTTGTTGGAAGATCCCAACCTCCACCTGTGCTCAACAAATCTATGATGCCATCAAAGTTGGCTATCGTTTATTTGATGGTGCCACCGATTACGGTAATGAAAAGGAAGTTGGTCAAGGTATTAAGAGGGCCATTGATGAGGGTTTAGTGAAAAGGGAAGACCTTTTCATTGTTTCTAAATTATGGAATAATTTCCATCATCCAGATCACGTTAAATTAAACTTGcaaagaaatttgaaagacTTGGGGCTAGATTATGTGgatttatattatatccATTTCCCAATTGCTTTTAAGTTTGTTTCTCCAGATGAACGTTATCCACCAGGTATGTATACTGggaaagaagatgaagctAAGGGTATCTTGACTGAAGAAAACGTCCCATTAATAGATACCTACCGTGCCATGGAAAAACTAGTCGATGAAGGATTGATTAAATCCATCGGTATTTCCAATTACAATGGTGGGTTGGTTGCTGATACCTTACGTGGTTGTAGAATTAAACCAGTCGCTTTGCAAATTGAACATCATCCATATTTGActcaagaaaaattactTGAATATTGTAAGATACATGATGTTCAAGTTGTTGCATACTCATCATTTGGACCTCAATCTTTCGTCGATTGTGGTCAAGAAATGGCTAAGAATACTCCACCATTATTTGATCATCCAACCATCAAGAAGATTGCAGACAAATATGAAGCCGTCACCACTTCTCAAGTTTTGTTGAGATGGGCCACTCAAAGAGGTGTGGCCATTATCCCAAAATCCTCAAAGAAGGAAAGattattggaaaatttgaCCATTGATCAAAAAGTTACTCTGgctgaagaagatttgAGAGAGATTTCTGCTTTGAACCAAAATTTAAGATTTAATGATCCATGGGATTGGAATAACTCTAAATTCCCAATCTTCCAGTGA
- the RRM3 gene encoding DNA helicase (similar to Saccharomyces cerevisiae RRM3 (YHR031C); ancestral locus Anc_5.275): protein MYKNGNTSNGKSLTGRRTATSSKPNQSFAIYKTKVKQPAVLRQKTLSSFFFKTGSQSPKKASHTHSLTEIVRSSEIESSSQVSHEKEGDVNHPIDLDRFSGQRPSLLFDSQGSFDEECDPDAEIKKLINVPKLNNFKEVTLSRSPSFQRSTSSLSHHVVENDTDDDNDLKDITKIKAGSRQLSFTSTQSATLASENTQLNFSQSTQTSILSQSTQVQRSSKRSISPTRTSSFQGLKLSAPKRIKPIVRQKSSLSSTAYGRLTQEFKLTKEQELVIDLIIRKRLNVFYTGSAGTGKSVILKTIISKLGSIHGKEAIAITASTGLAATTIGGTTLHKWAGVGLGDRSADQLANSIQRRKDVLNSWKNTRVLIIDEISMIDGLFLTKLETVARTVRRSNRPFGGIQLVLTGDFFQLPPIQKRDSPVLSQFCFESKMWSQCIQRTILLTKVFRQQDNELVDILNSIRFGEIDQTMAAQVYNLKRKVNYDDGIAPTELYATRREVEISNSRQLKELPGIERRYESDDAGTPELIKLLDSSLMVEKIITLKEDAQVMMLKNKPEVNLVNGSLGKVLFFTTERLYRKMMELYRGVDDDVIIDMKMVSRAIGERTILDNKQFSQDVASRPRKRLPILQELINLAMTETRREEVLPFVRWSVGQGKVHHDIVLRDVFPVDVPGDKVGLQRTQLPIMLCWALSIHKSQGQTIQRLKVDLKNIFEAGQVYVALSRAVSKEQLQVLNFSPSKIRSNDKVKEFYKKLETVTP from the coding sequence ATGTACAAAAATGGGAATACCTCTAATGGAAAATCGTTAACAGGAAGAAGAACCGCTACGTCTTCTAAACCAAACCAGAGCTTCGCCATTTATAAAACAAAAGTTAAGCAACCAGCTGTCCTTAGACAGAAAACTTTATCTagttttttcttcaaaacaGGTTCGCAATCTCCAAAGAAAGCCTCACACACTCATAGTCTCACGGAAATAGTTCGTTCCTCAGAAATAGAAAGCTCGTCTCAAGTATCTCATGAGAAAGAAGGTGATGTTAATCATCCGATTGATTTAGATAGATTTAGTGGTCAAAGACCATCTTTACTTTTTGATTCCCAAGGATcttttgatgaagaatgCGACCCTGACGcagaaataaaaaaattaataaacgttccaaaattgaataattttaaagaaGTAACATTATCAAGATCGCCTAGTTTCCAAAGGTCAACAAGTTCACTCAGTCACCACGTAGTTGAAAATGACACAGacgatgataatgatttgaaagatatcaCAAAAATTAAAGCTGGATCTCGTCAATTATCATTCACAAGCACACAGTCAGCAACACTTGCTTCTGAAAACACTCAATTAAACTTTTCTCAAAGCACACAAACATCTATATTAAGTCAATCTACTCAAGTTCAACGATCATCTAAAAGGTCAATCTCACCAACAAGGACTTCCTCATTCCAAGGATTGAAATTATCTGCCCCAAAGAGAATAAAACCAATAGTAAGACAAAAATCGTCATTGAGTTCAACAGCTTACGGTAGATTAACAcaagaattcaaattaacgaaagaacaagaattgGTAATTGATCTTATTATTCGTAAGCGCCTCAATGTATTTTATACAGGGTCAGCTGGTACAGGTAAATCAGtgattttgaaaacaatCATATCCAAATTAGGATCAATCCATGGTAAAGAAGCCATAGCTATTACTGCTTCCACTGGGTTAGCTGCCACTACTATTGGTGGGACTACTTTACATAAATGGGCAGGTGTCGGATTAGGTGACAGGAGCGCAGATCAATTAGCGAATAgtattcaaagaagaaaggaTGTCTTAAACTCATGGAAAAATACTAGAGTCTTaattattgatgaaatcTCAATGATTGATGGGCTGTTTTTAACTAAATTGGAAACCGTTGCTAGAACTGTTCGGAGAAGTAATAGACCTTTTGGTGGAATTCAATTAGTTTTAACTGgtgatttttttcaattacCACCTATTCAGAAAAGAGATAGTCCAGTGCTTTCAcaattttgttttgaaaGTAAAATGTGGTCACAATGTATTCAAAGAACTATTTTGCTGACCAAAGTCTTCAGACAGCAAGATAACGAATTAgttgatattttgaattctaTTAGATTCGGTGAAATTGATCAAACTATGGCTGCTCAGGTTTATAAtctgaaaagaaaagttaattatgatgatggtaTTGCTCCAACAGAACTATATGCAACAAGGAGAGAAGTAGAAATATCAAACAGTCgacaattgaaagaattaccAGGTATTGAGCGTAGGTACGAAAGTGATGATGCAGGTACTCCAGAGCTcataaaattattagattcCTCTCTAATGGTAGAGAAAATAATTACGTTAAAGGAAGATGCCCAAGTCATgatgttgaaaaataaGCCTGAAGTAAATTTAGTTAATGGGTCATTGGGGAAAGTCTTGTTTTTCACCACAGAAAGGTTATATAGGAAGATGATGGAACTTTATCGTGGagtagatgatgatgtaaTAATAGATATGAAAATGGTTAGCCGAGCCATTGGCGAGCGTACGATTTTAGATAATAAACAATTCTCTCAAGATGTTGCATCGCGACCAAGGAAGAGATTACCAATATTACAAGAGCTTATTAACCTTGCTATGACGGAAACACGACGGGAAGAAGTCTTACCGTTTGTTAGATGGTCTGTCGGACAAGGTAAAGTACACCATGATATAGTTTTGCGTGATGTTTTCCCAGTAGATGTACCTGGTGATAAAGTAGGGTTACAAAGGACCCAGTTACCAATAATGCTATGTTGGGCATTATCCATCCATAAATCGCAAGGTCAAACAATACAACGATTAAAAGTGgatttaaagaatattttcgAAGCTGGTCAAGTATATGTTGCATTGTCAAGAGCTGTTTCCAAAGAGCAACTACAAGTGTTAA